One window of the Allosaccharopolyspora coralli genome contains the following:
- a CDS encoding RluA family pseudouridine synthase: MRVDAGLAKLLGLSRTVVAEIAAAGEVHLDGDPAGKSDRLVAGAWLEVSLPEAGDPLEVKAVPVDGLRIVHQDDDIVVVDKPIGVAVHPSPGWEGPTVVGGLAAAGLRISTSGAAERQGVVHRLDAGTTGVMVVAKSERAYTLLKRAFKERTVEKRYHALVQGHPDPSRGTIDAPIDRHPKYDYKFAVVTGGKPSVTHYETVEAFRAASLVDVKLETGRTHQIRVHFAAVKHPCVGDLTYGADPVLARKFDLQRQWLHARALGFEHPSDGSWVSFTSEYPTDLQHVLDGLREVDD; encoded by the coding sequence ATGCGGGTCGATGCCGGCCTGGCGAAGCTGCTCGGACTGTCCCGCACGGTCGTCGCCGAGATCGCCGCCGCAGGCGAGGTCCACCTCGACGGTGATCCCGCAGGCAAGTCCGACCGGCTCGTCGCCGGTGCCTGGCTCGAAGTCTCCCTGCCGGAGGCCGGTGATCCGCTGGAGGTCAAGGCGGTTCCCGTCGACGGGCTACGGATCGTGCACCAGGACGACGACATCGTGGTCGTCGACAAGCCGATCGGGGTCGCTGTGCACCCGAGCCCGGGCTGGGAAGGTCCGACCGTGGTCGGGGGTCTGGCCGCCGCCGGCCTGCGCATCTCCACCTCCGGAGCCGCCGAGCGTCAGGGCGTGGTGCATCGGCTGGACGCGGGCACGACGGGAGTCATGGTCGTCGCCAAGAGCGAACGCGCGTACACGCTGCTCAAGCGAGCGTTCAAGGAACGCACCGTCGAGAAGCGCTATCACGCGCTGGTGCAAGGGCATCCGGATCCGAGCCGGGGCACGATCGACGCCCCCATCGACCGGCACCCGAAGTACGACTACAAGTTCGCTGTGGTCACCGGAGGCAAACCGAGCGTCACCCATTACGAGACCGTTGAGGCGTTCCGCGCGGCCTCGCTCGTGGACGTGAAGCTGGAAACCGGGCGCACGCACCAGATCCGCGTGCACTTCGCCGCGGTGAAGCACCCGTGCGTCGGCGACCTGACCTACGGCGCCGACCCGGTGCTCGCCCGGAAGTTCGACCTTCAACGGCAGTGGCTGCACGCTCGCGCGCTGGGTTTCGAGCACCCGTCCGACGGGAGCTGGGTCTCGTTCACCAGCGAGTATCCGACCGATCTCCAGCACGTACTCGACGGCCTGCGCGAAGTCGACGACTAA
- the lspA gene encoding signal peptidase II, with translation MNAEQPDQDPPAPAERDTPSAPRPRRLLPLLFGIAALLLVVDVVTKVVAVAELEGEPPVELFGGAVYLVLFRNPGAAFSLATGLTWLLALLAIVIVGVIVWLARKLRSTGWALGLGLVLGGACGNLVDRIFRQPGPLRGHVVDFVSLFAPDGSVWPVFNVADSAIVCGGALIVLLTLLGRDYDGTIHKSKRKQRSESGAEGGEQ, from the coding sequence GTGAACGCCGAACAACCCGATCAGGACCCACCGGCGCCCGCGGAACGGGACACTCCCTCCGCACCCCGACCCCGGCGGCTGCTGCCGTTGTTGTTCGGTATCGCCGCGCTGCTGCTCGTCGTCGACGTCGTCACCAAGGTCGTCGCGGTGGCCGAGCTCGAGGGCGAGCCGCCGGTGGAGCTGTTCGGCGGGGCCGTGTACCTCGTGCTGTTCCGGAACCCGGGCGCGGCGTTCTCGCTGGCCACCGGGCTCACCTGGCTGTTGGCGCTGCTCGCGATCGTCATCGTCGGGGTGATCGTGTGGCTGGCCCGCAAGCTGCGTTCCACCGGCTGGGCGCTCGGGCTGGGACTGGTGCTCGGCGGTGCCTGCGGCAACCTCGTCGACCGGATCTTCCGCCAGCCAGGGCCGCTGCGTGGCCACGTCGTCGACTTCGTCTCGTTGTTCGCACCTGACGGCAGCGTGTGGCCGGTGTTCAACGTCGCCGACTCCGCGATCGTCTGCGGCGGCGCGCTCATCGTGCTGCTGACGCTGCTCGGCCGCGACTACGACGGCACGATCCACAAGAGCAAGCGCAAGCAACGCAGCGAGTCCGGCGCCGAGGGAGGCGAGCAGTGA
- a CDS encoding DedA family protein: MFEALADLLHAAVTSPWVYLALFAAAALDGFFPVVPGESLVITAGVFAVSGEPNLAAVVAVAALGAFVGDHVSYLLGRNGGRRLIERLPPHSKKRAPFSWASRTLGERGGLVLVICRYIPGLRTATTITLGTVAYPLRRFAAFDVIAVVTWAVYSALIGYLGGHAFEQDPIKGVAFGIGLALVITGLVEAVRYRRRRREQETGERELIHR, translated from the coding sequence ATGTTCGAGGCGCTCGCCGACCTGCTTCATGCCGCCGTCACTTCACCGTGGGTGTACCTCGCGCTGTTCGCCGCCGCCGCGCTCGACGGCTTCTTCCCCGTCGTCCCTGGCGAAAGCCTGGTGATCACCGCGGGCGTGTTCGCGGTCTCGGGCGAACCGAATCTCGCGGCGGTCGTCGCGGTCGCCGCTCTCGGGGCGTTCGTCGGCGACCACGTTTCCTACCTGCTCGGCCGCAACGGCGGCCGGAGGTTGATCGAGAGACTGCCACCCCACTCGAAGAAGCGTGCTCCGTTCAGTTGGGCGTCGCGAACACTGGGCGAACGCGGCGGGTTGGTGCTCGTGATCTGCCGCTACATTCCGGGTTTGCGCACCGCGACCACCATCACCCTCGGCACGGTGGCCTATCCGTTGCGCCGGTTCGCCGCCTTCGACGTGATCGCCGTAGTGACGTGGGCGGTGTACTCGGCGTTGATCGGTTACCTCGGCGGACACGCCTTCGAGCAGGACCCGATCAAGGGGGTCGCCTTCGGCATCGGCCTCGCGCTGGTGATCACCGGCCTGGTGGAAGCCGTGCGCTACCGACGCCGACGCCGCGAGCAGGAAACCGGGGAACGCGAACTGATCCACCGGTGA